The Phyllopteryx taeniolatus isolate TA_2022b chromosome 9, UOR_Ptae_1.2, whole genome shotgun sequence genome contains a region encoding:
- the zgc:123305 gene encoding zgc:123305 isoform X3, whose protein sequence is MNIVGQLAETVYVTVKELYSGLNPATLTGGIDVIVVRQPDGAFQCSPFHVRFGKMGVLRSKEKVVDIEINGESVDLHMKLGDNGEAFFVEQNENLEAEVPAHLCTSPIPLDAPEDTEDTTDASSLSGSGTRRKRRRRKRVRSDSYQREEGSSSADEQEKDKEWERDYSGQESLDKHTTPLQVSKSVYYSLSEEPTEKELGLKDTHRHSDGDQSPVENVFDSRPSSPKSDSELVVKNHESSGLLMQWNWGGFPMPRQSERSSVAFQHSESSHFRTIQRQDSFDMGNESVNGCSREGRVTVVRPQPRSQSLDLSNYALETMPLTFDKPLTFTSSTLSDLSKSLTERDETEALAHEDGTVSIAHVGGINDAADDQANNNSQPIKESQDALIETNVANNGSIVWAESSNTHQTEHSPQGCTGGDSVSESDSRIDPCAERGEEDEVADFASPKADAKENRVSWIAAEELINCTELTTKQEQQGKKKGRRNHHLGPTGIYLDDLTSLDPEVAALYFPKSETESCPPPVIEQGSGSASQSPQSVGALDSGTEYLSDSASCATEVRMSLCGQVGDTSQITKEKFLEHSVSYQDFVTNPGIIDDPNLVIYINSNYYNWAVAAPMVLSMTAFQRNLPKSTVESLVKDKMPKKSGRWWFSWRRRDLDNNQQDPSKKDEEEILHGDPSTVIATLEDEGGDVVAGVAQKAVITSSLSTDTLRTTQCLSQMYCKSLRLTSEKIENLNLREGANKVIFSVTTQYQGTCRCEAAIYLWNWDDRIIISDIDGTITKSDALGHILPQFGKDWTHKDIAKLYHKIHQNGYKFLYCSARAIGMSAITKNYLQWVNDNGTVLPKGPVLLAPSSLFSALHREVIEKKPEVFKIACLSDIRDLFNPKRQPFYAAFGNRTNDAYAYTQVGVLNTRIFTVNPKGELIQELTKGNKSSYTHLGELVEHFFPEVGGSSSSAFLCPEFSSVTYWKEPLPELDLYTLL, encoded by the exons ATGAATATTGTGGGCCAGTTGGCAGAGACTGTGTATGTGACAGTCAAGGAGCTGTATTCTGGCCTTAACCCTGCCACTCTCACTGGTGGGATTGATGTCATCGTGGTGCGACAACCAGATGGGGCGTTCCAGTGTTCCCCCTTTCATGTCCGCTTTGGCAAAATGGGTGTGCTTCGCTCCAAGGAGAAAGTT GTggacattgaaataaatggagaaTCAGTGGACCTGCACATGAAACTAGGGGACAACGgtgaagctttttttgttgaacaaaatgaaaacttgGAG GCCGAAGTTCCAGCCCATCTTTGCACTTCGCCAATTCCTCTTGATGCCCCAGAAGACACAGAGGATACCACTGACGCATCCTCTCTTTCTGGTTCCGGCACCCGCAGGAAGAGGCGTCGTCGTAAACGCGTGCGCTCAGATAGTTACCAAAGAGAAGAGGGCAGCTCCTCTGCGGATGAGCAAGAAAAAGACAAGGAGTGGGAGAGAGATTATAGCGGACAAGAGAGTCTAGATAAACATACCACACCGTTGCAAGTCAG TAAGTCAGTGTACTACTCACTGTCTGAGGAGCCAACTGAGAAGGAGCTGGGGCTCAAAGATACTCATCGACACTCAGATGGAGACCAATCACCTGTAGAAAA TGTGTTCGACAGCCGCCCATCCTCTCCAAAGAGTGACTCTGAGCTTGTGGTTAAAAACCATGAGTCCTCTGGGTTACTGATGCAGTGGAACTGGGGAGGCTTTCCCATG CCACGTCAATCGGAAAGATCATCAGTGGCGTTCCAGCACTCTGAATCGTCTCATTTTCGCACCATTCAGAGGCAAGACTCCTTTGACATGGGCAATGAGTCTGTGAACGGCTGTAGCAGAGAGGGCCGGGTTACTGTGGTCAGACCACAACCCAGGTCTCAGTCTCTAGACTTGAGTAACTACGCCTTAGAAACGATGCCTCTGACCTTTGATAAACCCCTTACCTTTACCAGTTCAACCCTTAGTGACCTGTCAAAGTCGTTAACAGAGAGGGATGAGACTGAAGCCCTTGCCCATGAAGATGGTACAGTCAGTATTGCCCATGTTGGTGGCATTAATGATGCAGCTGATGACCAAGCTAATAATAACAGTCAGCCAATTAAAGAAAGCCAAGACGCTTTGATCGAGACAAACGTTGCAAACAACGGAAGCATCGTTTGGGCAGAATCCTCAAATACGCATCAGACTGAGCACAGTCCACAAGGCTGCACTGGTGGCGACTCTGTCAGTGAGAGCGACAGTAGGATAGATCCCTGTGCCGAGAGAGGGGAGGAGGATGAAGTGGCGGACTTTGCTTCTCCAAAAGCTGACGCTAAAGAGAATCGGGTCAGCTGGATTGCTGCTGAGGAGTTGATAAACTGCACTGAGTTAACAACCAAACAGGAGCAACAAGGGAAAAAGAAGG GCAGACGTAATCATCATCTTGGACCAACAGGCATTTACCTGGATGATCTGACTTCACTCGATCCTGAGGTTGCAGCGCTCTACTTCCCGAAGAG TGAAACAGAGAGTTGCCCCCCACCTGTCATAGAGCAAGGCTCTGGCTCAGCAAGTCAGTCACCGCAATCTGTGGGCGCGCTGGACAGCGGTACTGAATACCTGTCAGATTCTGCCTCCTGCGCCACAGAGGTTCGCATGTCCCTCTGTGGACAAGTGGGTGACACCAGCCAAATCACTAAAG AGAAGTTTTTAGAGCACTCTGTGTCATACCAAGACTTTGTCACCAATCCAGGAATCATTGATGACCCTAACCTAGTGATATATATCAACTCCAA CTATTATAACTGGGCAGTGGCTGCTCCAATGGTCTTGTCGATGACGGCTTTCCAGAGGAATTTACCCAAG AGTACAGTTGAGAGCCTAGTGAAGGACAAAATGCCCAAAAAGTCTGGACGCTGGTGGTTCTCCTGGAGGAGACGAGACTTGGACAACAACCAG CAAGACCCTTCAAAGAAGGACGAGGAGGAGATATTGCATGGGGATCCCAGCACAGTCAT AGCCACACTTGAGGATGAGGGCGGTGATGTGGTGGCAGGGGTTGCTCAAAAAGCTGTCATTACTTCAAGCTTGTCGACAGACACACTTCGTACGACTCAGTGTCTCTCTCAGATGTACTGCAAATCACTTCGTCTGACATCTGAAAAGATA GAGAACCTGAATCTGCGTGAAGGAGCTAACAAGGTGATATTCAGTGTGACCACCCAGTACCAGGGCACCTGTCGCTGTGAGGCTGCCATCTATTTGTGGAACTGGGACGATCGCATCATTATATCAGATATAGACGGCACCATCACAAA GTCTGATGCTCTGGGACACATCCTGCCTCAGTTTGGCAAAGACTggacacacaaagacattgCTAAACTTTACCACAAAATTCACCA AAATGGCTATAAGTTCCTGTATTGTTCTGCGCGGGCTATAGGCATGTCTGCCATCACTAAGAACTACCTGCAGTGGGTCAACGACAACGGCACTGTTCTTCCAAAAGGCCCGGTACTGCTGGCCCCAAGCAGCCTCTTTTCTGCACTGCACAG GGAGGTGATTGAGAAGAAGCCAGAGGTGTTTAAAATCGCCTGTCTCAGTGACATCAGAGACCTCTTCAACCCCAAGAGACAGCCTTTCTACGCCGCCTTTGGCAACAGGACCAAT GATGCTTACGCTTACACGCAGGTGGGGGTGCTCAACACCAGGATATTTACCGTCAATCCTAAAGGAGAGCTTATCCAAGAGTTGACCAAAGGAAACAAGTCCTC GTACACCCACCTCGGTGAGTTGGTAGAGCATTTCTTCCCTGAGGTTGGCGGGAGCAGCTCTTCTGCCTTTTTGTGTCCTGAGTTCAGCAGCGTCACCTATTGGAAGGAGCCACTGCCAGAACTGGACCTTTACACACTACTGTAG
- the zgc:123305 gene encoding zgc:123305 isoform X2 — MAGKRLRSRSRVEKEHLHPSLWSQTMNIVGQLAETVYVTVKELYSGLNPATLTGGIDVIVVRQPDGAFQCSPFHVRFGKMGVLRSKEKVVDIEINGESVDLHMKLGDNGEAFFVEQNENLEAEVPAHLCTSPIPLDAPEDTEDTTDASSLSGSGTRRKRRRRKRVRSDSYQREEGSSSADEQEKDKEWERDYSGQESLDKHTTPLQVSKSVYYSLSEEPTEKELGLKDTHRHSDGDQSPVENVFDSRPSSPKSDSELVVKNHESSGLLMQWNWGGFPMPRQSERSSVAFQHSESSHFRTIQRQDSFDMGNESVNGCSREGRVTVVRPQPRSQSLDLSNYALETMPLTFDKPLTFTSSTLSDLSKSLTERDETEALAHEDGTVSIAHVGGINDAADDQANNNSQPIKESQDALIETNVANNGSIVWAESSNTHQTEHSPQGCTGGDSVSESDSRIDPCAERGEEDEVADFASPKADAKENRVSWIAAEELINCTELTTKQEQQGKKKGIYLDDLTSLDPEVAALYFPKSETESCPPPVIEQGSGSASQSPQSVGALDSGTEYLSDSASCATEVRMSLCGQVGDTSQITKEKFLEHSVSYQDFVTNPGIIDDPNLVIYINSNYYNWAVAAPMVLSMTAFQRNLPKSTVESLVKDKMPKKSGRWWFSWRRRDLDNNQQDPSKKDEEEILHGDPSTVIATLEDEGGDVVAGVAQKAVITSSLSTDTLRTTQCLSQMYCKSLRLTSEKIENLNLREGANKVIFSVTTQYQGTCRCEAAIYLWNWDDRIIISDIDGTITKSDALGHILPQFGKDWTHKDIAKLYHKIHQNGYKFLYCSARAIGMSAITKNYLQWVNDNGTVLPKGPVLLAPSSLFSALHREVIEKKPEVFKIACLSDIRDLFNPKRQPFYAAFGNRTNDAYAYTQVGVLNTRIFTVNPKGELIQELTKGNKSSYTHLGELVEHFFPEVGGSSSSAFLCPEFSSVTYWKEPLPELDLYTLL; from the exons ATGGCAGGGAAAAGGTTAAGGAGTCGCAGCCGGGTTGAGAAGGAACATCTGCATCCATCACTGTGG TCCCAAACCATGAATATTGTGGGCCAGTTGGCAGAGACTGTGTATGTGACAGTCAAGGAGCTGTATTCTGGCCTTAACCCTGCCACTCTCACTGGTGGGATTGATGTCATCGTGGTGCGACAACCAGATGGGGCGTTCCAGTGTTCCCCCTTTCATGTCCGCTTTGGCAAAATGGGTGTGCTTCGCTCCAAGGAGAAAGTT GTggacattgaaataaatggagaaTCAGTGGACCTGCACATGAAACTAGGGGACAACGgtgaagctttttttgttgaacaaaatgaaaacttgGAG GCCGAAGTTCCAGCCCATCTTTGCACTTCGCCAATTCCTCTTGATGCCCCAGAAGACACAGAGGATACCACTGACGCATCCTCTCTTTCTGGTTCCGGCACCCGCAGGAAGAGGCGTCGTCGTAAACGCGTGCGCTCAGATAGTTACCAAAGAGAAGAGGGCAGCTCCTCTGCGGATGAGCAAGAAAAAGACAAGGAGTGGGAGAGAGATTATAGCGGACAAGAGAGTCTAGATAAACATACCACACCGTTGCAAGTCAG TAAGTCAGTGTACTACTCACTGTCTGAGGAGCCAACTGAGAAGGAGCTGGGGCTCAAAGATACTCATCGACACTCAGATGGAGACCAATCACCTGTAGAAAA TGTGTTCGACAGCCGCCCATCCTCTCCAAAGAGTGACTCTGAGCTTGTGGTTAAAAACCATGAGTCCTCTGGGTTACTGATGCAGTGGAACTGGGGAGGCTTTCCCATG CCACGTCAATCGGAAAGATCATCAGTGGCGTTCCAGCACTCTGAATCGTCTCATTTTCGCACCATTCAGAGGCAAGACTCCTTTGACATGGGCAATGAGTCTGTGAACGGCTGTAGCAGAGAGGGCCGGGTTACTGTGGTCAGACCACAACCCAGGTCTCAGTCTCTAGACTTGAGTAACTACGCCTTAGAAACGATGCCTCTGACCTTTGATAAACCCCTTACCTTTACCAGTTCAACCCTTAGTGACCTGTCAAAGTCGTTAACAGAGAGGGATGAGACTGAAGCCCTTGCCCATGAAGATGGTACAGTCAGTATTGCCCATGTTGGTGGCATTAATGATGCAGCTGATGACCAAGCTAATAATAACAGTCAGCCAATTAAAGAAAGCCAAGACGCTTTGATCGAGACAAACGTTGCAAACAACGGAAGCATCGTTTGGGCAGAATCCTCAAATACGCATCAGACTGAGCACAGTCCACAAGGCTGCACTGGTGGCGACTCTGTCAGTGAGAGCGACAGTAGGATAGATCCCTGTGCCGAGAGAGGGGAGGAGGATGAAGTGGCGGACTTTGCTTCTCCAAAAGCTGACGCTAAAGAGAATCGGGTCAGCTGGATTGCTGCTGAGGAGTTGATAAACTGCACTGAGTTAACAACCAAACAGGAGCAACAAGGGAAAAAGAAGG GCATTTACCTGGATGATCTGACTTCACTCGATCCTGAGGTTGCAGCGCTCTACTTCCCGAAGAG TGAAACAGAGAGTTGCCCCCCACCTGTCATAGAGCAAGGCTCTGGCTCAGCAAGTCAGTCACCGCAATCTGTGGGCGCGCTGGACAGCGGTACTGAATACCTGTCAGATTCTGCCTCCTGCGCCACAGAGGTTCGCATGTCCCTCTGTGGACAAGTGGGTGACACCAGCCAAATCACTAAAG AGAAGTTTTTAGAGCACTCTGTGTCATACCAAGACTTTGTCACCAATCCAGGAATCATTGATGACCCTAACCTAGTGATATATATCAACTCCAA CTATTATAACTGGGCAGTGGCTGCTCCAATGGTCTTGTCGATGACGGCTTTCCAGAGGAATTTACCCAAG AGTACAGTTGAGAGCCTAGTGAAGGACAAAATGCCCAAAAAGTCTGGACGCTGGTGGTTCTCCTGGAGGAGACGAGACTTGGACAACAACCAG CAAGACCCTTCAAAGAAGGACGAGGAGGAGATATTGCATGGGGATCCCAGCACAGTCAT AGCCACACTTGAGGATGAGGGCGGTGATGTGGTGGCAGGGGTTGCTCAAAAAGCTGTCATTACTTCAAGCTTGTCGACAGACACACTTCGTACGACTCAGTGTCTCTCTCAGATGTACTGCAAATCACTTCGTCTGACATCTGAAAAGATA GAGAACCTGAATCTGCGTGAAGGAGCTAACAAGGTGATATTCAGTGTGACCACCCAGTACCAGGGCACCTGTCGCTGTGAGGCTGCCATCTATTTGTGGAACTGGGACGATCGCATCATTATATCAGATATAGACGGCACCATCACAAA GTCTGATGCTCTGGGACACATCCTGCCTCAGTTTGGCAAAGACTggacacacaaagacattgCTAAACTTTACCACAAAATTCACCA AAATGGCTATAAGTTCCTGTATTGTTCTGCGCGGGCTATAGGCATGTCTGCCATCACTAAGAACTACCTGCAGTGGGTCAACGACAACGGCACTGTTCTTCCAAAAGGCCCGGTACTGCTGGCCCCAAGCAGCCTCTTTTCTGCACTGCACAG GGAGGTGATTGAGAAGAAGCCAGAGGTGTTTAAAATCGCCTGTCTCAGTGACATCAGAGACCTCTTCAACCCCAAGAGACAGCCTTTCTACGCCGCCTTTGGCAACAGGACCAAT GATGCTTACGCTTACACGCAGGTGGGGGTGCTCAACACCAGGATATTTACCGTCAATCCTAAAGGAGAGCTTATCCAAGAGTTGACCAAAGGAAACAAGTCCTC GTACACCCACCTCGGTGAGTTGGTAGAGCATTTCTTCCCTGAGGTTGGCGGGAGCAGCTCTTCTGCCTTTTTGTGTCCTGAGTTCAGCAGCGTCACCTATTGGAAGGAGCCACTGCCAGAACTGGACCTTTACACACTACTGTAG
- the zgc:123305 gene encoding zgc:123305 isoform X1 — MAGKRLRSRSRVEKEHLHPSLWSQTMNIVGQLAETVYVTVKELYSGLNPATLTGGIDVIVVRQPDGAFQCSPFHVRFGKMGVLRSKEKVVDIEINGESVDLHMKLGDNGEAFFVEQNENLEAEVPAHLCTSPIPLDAPEDTEDTTDASSLSGSGTRRKRRRRKRVRSDSYQREEGSSSADEQEKDKEWERDYSGQESLDKHTTPLQVSKSVYYSLSEEPTEKELGLKDTHRHSDGDQSPVENVFDSRPSSPKSDSELVVKNHESSGLLMQWNWGGFPMPRQSERSSVAFQHSESSHFRTIQRQDSFDMGNESVNGCSREGRVTVVRPQPRSQSLDLSNYALETMPLTFDKPLTFTSSTLSDLSKSLTERDETEALAHEDGTVSIAHVGGINDAADDQANNNSQPIKESQDALIETNVANNGSIVWAESSNTHQTEHSPQGCTGGDSVSESDSRIDPCAERGEEDEVADFASPKADAKENRVSWIAAEELINCTELTTKQEQQGKKKGRRNHHLGPTGIYLDDLTSLDPEVAALYFPKSETESCPPPVIEQGSGSASQSPQSVGALDSGTEYLSDSASCATEVRMSLCGQVGDTSQITKEKFLEHSVSYQDFVTNPGIIDDPNLVIYINSNYYNWAVAAPMVLSMTAFQRNLPKSTVESLVKDKMPKKSGRWWFSWRRRDLDNNQQDPSKKDEEEILHGDPSTVIATLEDEGGDVVAGVAQKAVITSSLSTDTLRTTQCLSQMYCKSLRLTSEKIENLNLREGANKVIFSVTTQYQGTCRCEAAIYLWNWDDRIIISDIDGTITKSDALGHILPQFGKDWTHKDIAKLYHKIHQNGYKFLYCSARAIGMSAITKNYLQWVNDNGTVLPKGPVLLAPSSLFSALHREVIEKKPEVFKIACLSDIRDLFNPKRQPFYAAFGNRTNDAYAYTQVGVLNTRIFTVNPKGELIQELTKGNKSSYTHLGELVEHFFPEVGGSSSSAFLCPEFSSVTYWKEPLPELDLYTLL; from the exons ATGGCAGGGAAAAGGTTAAGGAGTCGCAGCCGGGTTGAGAAGGAACATCTGCATCCATCACTGTGG TCCCAAACCATGAATATTGTGGGCCAGTTGGCAGAGACTGTGTATGTGACAGTCAAGGAGCTGTATTCTGGCCTTAACCCTGCCACTCTCACTGGTGGGATTGATGTCATCGTGGTGCGACAACCAGATGGGGCGTTCCAGTGTTCCCCCTTTCATGTCCGCTTTGGCAAAATGGGTGTGCTTCGCTCCAAGGAGAAAGTT GTggacattgaaataaatggagaaTCAGTGGACCTGCACATGAAACTAGGGGACAACGgtgaagctttttttgttgaacaaaatgaaaacttgGAG GCCGAAGTTCCAGCCCATCTTTGCACTTCGCCAATTCCTCTTGATGCCCCAGAAGACACAGAGGATACCACTGACGCATCCTCTCTTTCTGGTTCCGGCACCCGCAGGAAGAGGCGTCGTCGTAAACGCGTGCGCTCAGATAGTTACCAAAGAGAAGAGGGCAGCTCCTCTGCGGATGAGCAAGAAAAAGACAAGGAGTGGGAGAGAGATTATAGCGGACAAGAGAGTCTAGATAAACATACCACACCGTTGCAAGTCAG TAAGTCAGTGTACTACTCACTGTCTGAGGAGCCAACTGAGAAGGAGCTGGGGCTCAAAGATACTCATCGACACTCAGATGGAGACCAATCACCTGTAGAAAA TGTGTTCGACAGCCGCCCATCCTCTCCAAAGAGTGACTCTGAGCTTGTGGTTAAAAACCATGAGTCCTCTGGGTTACTGATGCAGTGGAACTGGGGAGGCTTTCCCATG CCACGTCAATCGGAAAGATCATCAGTGGCGTTCCAGCACTCTGAATCGTCTCATTTTCGCACCATTCAGAGGCAAGACTCCTTTGACATGGGCAATGAGTCTGTGAACGGCTGTAGCAGAGAGGGCCGGGTTACTGTGGTCAGACCACAACCCAGGTCTCAGTCTCTAGACTTGAGTAACTACGCCTTAGAAACGATGCCTCTGACCTTTGATAAACCCCTTACCTTTACCAGTTCAACCCTTAGTGACCTGTCAAAGTCGTTAACAGAGAGGGATGAGACTGAAGCCCTTGCCCATGAAGATGGTACAGTCAGTATTGCCCATGTTGGTGGCATTAATGATGCAGCTGATGACCAAGCTAATAATAACAGTCAGCCAATTAAAGAAAGCCAAGACGCTTTGATCGAGACAAACGTTGCAAACAACGGAAGCATCGTTTGGGCAGAATCCTCAAATACGCATCAGACTGAGCACAGTCCACAAGGCTGCACTGGTGGCGACTCTGTCAGTGAGAGCGACAGTAGGATAGATCCCTGTGCCGAGAGAGGGGAGGAGGATGAAGTGGCGGACTTTGCTTCTCCAAAAGCTGACGCTAAAGAGAATCGGGTCAGCTGGATTGCTGCTGAGGAGTTGATAAACTGCACTGAGTTAACAACCAAACAGGAGCAACAAGGGAAAAAGAAGG GCAGACGTAATCATCATCTTGGACCAACAGGCATTTACCTGGATGATCTGACTTCACTCGATCCTGAGGTTGCAGCGCTCTACTTCCCGAAGAG TGAAACAGAGAGTTGCCCCCCACCTGTCATAGAGCAAGGCTCTGGCTCAGCAAGTCAGTCACCGCAATCTGTGGGCGCGCTGGACAGCGGTACTGAATACCTGTCAGATTCTGCCTCCTGCGCCACAGAGGTTCGCATGTCCCTCTGTGGACAAGTGGGTGACACCAGCCAAATCACTAAAG AGAAGTTTTTAGAGCACTCTGTGTCATACCAAGACTTTGTCACCAATCCAGGAATCATTGATGACCCTAACCTAGTGATATATATCAACTCCAA CTATTATAACTGGGCAGTGGCTGCTCCAATGGTCTTGTCGATGACGGCTTTCCAGAGGAATTTACCCAAG AGTACAGTTGAGAGCCTAGTGAAGGACAAAATGCCCAAAAAGTCTGGACGCTGGTGGTTCTCCTGGAGGAGACGAGACTTGGACAACAACCAG CAAGACCCTTCAAAGAAGGACGAGGAGGAGATATTGCATGGGGATCCCAGCACAGTCAT AGCCACACTTGAGGATGAGGGCGGTGATGTGGTGGCAGGGGTTGCTCAAAAAGCTGTCATTACTTCAAGCTTGTCGACAGACACACTTCGTACGACTCAGTGTCTCTCTCAGATGTACTGCAAATCACTTCGTCTGACATCTGAAAAGATA GAGAACCTGAATCTGCGTGAAGGAGCTAACAAGGTGATATTCAGTGTGACCACCCAGTACCAGGGCACCTGTCGCTGTGAGGCTGCCATCTATTTGTGGAACTGGGACGATCGCATCATTATATCAGATATAGACGGCACCATCACAAA GTCTGATGCTCTGGGACACATCCTGCCTCAGTTTGGCAAAGACTggacacacaaagacattgCTAAACTTTACCACAAAATTCACCA AAATGGCTATAAGTTCCTGTATTGTTCTGCGCGGGCTATAGGCATGTCTGCCATCACTAAGAACTACCTGCAGTGGGTCAACGACAACGGCACTGTTCTTCCAAAAGGCCCGGTACTGCTGGCCCCAAGCAGCCTCTTTTCTGCACTGCACAG GGAGGTGATTGAGAAGAAGCCAGAGGTGTTTAAAATCGCCTGTCTCAGTGACATCAGAGACCTCTTCAACCCCAAGAGACAGCCTTTCTACGCCGCCTTTGGCAACAGGACCAAT GATGCTTACGCTTACACGCAGGTGGGGGTGCTCAACACCAGGATATTTACCGTCAATCCTAAAGGAGAGCTTATCCAAGAGTTGACCAAAGGAAACAAGTCCTC GTACACCCACCTCGGTGAGTTGGTAGAGCATTTCTTCCCTGAGGTTGGCGGGAGCAGCTCTTCTGCCTTTTTGTGTCCTGAGTTCAGCAGCGTCACCTATTGGAAGGAGCCACTGCCAGAACTGGACCTTTACACACTACTGTAG